A genomic segment from Drosophila miranda strain MSH22 chromosome 3, D.miranda_PacBio2.1, whole genome shotgun sequence encodes:
- the LOC117187886 gene encoding uncharacterized protein LOC117187886 isoform X2, which translates to MAREESRGKRPLKIWDSWRNVRKGVVVGTFEELLVRGKDKLGVPASEPVRVVLECDGTQIEDGEYFRTLANNTVLLLLRQGERWYPTGVDVIKAAISAIPKIVCETIHALELHDETPSWKIMDNKGRVTVVLHWDQRQGGGSGGGGGGGGVGGGNICSGLGSSNGLLSSDKYSPSKKGLSAQSSLDNKSVSSQSSQPRYASPQITVISDEGPASIYHPGGVVLPPGVVIPGGSRRLSKQGSSFDSTVGVGAVHVHTPECAHHAHTPSRAGSPSTTECDFHCCALHEEGRKIAVHKSVATSPIQDGSSSPQPAATLAMSSSVMDPMLGGSGSMRRSSGTKGHVRFLDIAPERDSSESETENTVMEDDKTTTEKFLLLIDQLSVDQKRHLSIKDIGIILERLNSKILDVERLDRESESDDCYNWTIKATIRGDALRELGVIYNGNYYAISEHPGYKEELEENGEEVEEEEEEDEEDRI; encoded by the exons ATGGCCAGAGAG GAGTCTCGCGGCAAGAGACCACTGAAAATCTGGGACAGTTGGCGGAATGTGCGTAAAGGCGTTGTAGTTGGAACATTCGAGGAGCTCTTGGTGCGCGGCAAGGACAAGTTGGGGGTTCCTGCTTCAGAACCAGTGCGCGTTGTTCTGGAGTGCGATGGAACCCAAATCGAGGATGGCGAATACTTTCGCACCCTGGCCAACAATACGGTCTTGTTGCTGTTGAGGCAGGGCGAACGCTGGTATCCAACTGGAGTGGATGTCATAAAGGCTG CCATATCAGCTATACCGAAAATCGTCTGTGAGACGATCCATGCACTGGAACTGCATGATGAGACACCATCGTGGAAGATTATGGATAACAAAGGGCGTGTCACGGTCGTCTTGCACTGGGATCAGCGGCAGGGAGGGGGCAGTGGTGGAGGCGGCGGTGGGGGCGGCGTTGGCGGCGGCAACATATGCTCCGGCCTGGGGAGCAGCAACGGGCTGCTTTCCTCCGACAAGTACTCGCCCTCGAAGAAGGGCCTCTCCGCACAGAGTTCGCTGGACAACAAGTCGGTGTCGTCGCAGTCCTCGCAGCCGCGCTACGCCAGCCCCCAAATAACGGTGATCAGCGACGAGGGTCCGGCGAGTATATACCATCCCGGCGGAGTGGTCCTGCCGCCAGGAGTTGTGATACCCGGCGGCAGCAGGCGCCTGTCCAAGCAGGGCAGCTCCTTCGACAGCACCGTGGGTGTGGGGGCCGTGCACGTTCACACGCCGGAGTGCGCCCACCACGCCCATACGCCAAGCAGGGCCGGCAGCCCCAGCACCACGGAATGCGACTTCCACTGCTGCGCTCTGCACGAGGAGGGGCGGAAGATAGCCGTGCACAAGAGCGTGGCCACGTCGCCCATCCAGGACGGGAGCAGCAGTCCCCAGCCGGCAGCGACGCTGGCCATGTCATCATCGGTTATGGATCCTATGCtgggcggcagcggcagtatGCGGCGCTCCTCGGGCACCAAGGGTCACGTGCGTTTCCTGGACATTGCCCCAGAGCGGGACAGCTCCGAGAGCGAGACGGAGAACACGGTGATGGAGGACGACAAGACGACGACCGAGAAATTTCTGCTGCTGATCGATCAGTTATCGGTGGACCAGAAGCGCCATCTCAGCATCAAGGATATCGGCATCATCCTGGAGCGCCTCAACTCTAAGATACTCGATGTGGAGCGTCTGGATCGCGAGTCCGAGTCGGATGACTGCTACAACTGGACGATAAAGGCAACAATACGCGGCGACGCGCTCCGCGAACTGGGCGTCATCTACAATGGCAACTACTACGCCATTTCTGAGCATCCCGGCTACaaggaggagctggaggagaacggcgagGAGgtcgaggaagaggaggaagaGGACGAGGAGGATAGAATTTAA
- the LOC108160497 gene encoding myeloid differentiation primary response protein MyD88: protein MRPRFVCQQQQHSTPHSHTHSHSHHTHSSATDVSGLTWDRNLNRQQRYRYPNMVVPEEPGSGGFNQTPLSELSADTRNQLARMLNRKKVLHSEEGYERDWRGIAALAHQRGFVEEYANNPMDLVLSSWNQRNPETAKVGHLEHFLGIIDRWDVCDDIQENLTKDTRRYNVRQEQQQALVEAHRPPTVIETNNNKSSTNNTNTNNITVGQSVQILSDDDQRCVQMGQPLPRYNACVLYAEADIDHATEIMNHLESERYNLKLFLRHRDMLMGVPFEHVQLSHFMATRCNHLIVVLTEEFLRSPENTYLVNFTQKIQIENHTRKIIPILYKSDMHIPQTLGIYTHIQYAGDSKLYNFWDKLARSLHDLDAFSIYSTRQVKTPSPSEEVPPQRVTTPNIRIQINDKDVTDLPNYSYKAIEEDATIVSMTGDTSAPLPEPKPKRKDKLFGKIKISFGKTPRNLNGTTGKPLRHAHSISTINVTERERTLSASSSNISTTSESKKSSIKWQPSILKKVLFSRSSSKLQTPG from the exons ATGCGCCCTCGATTTGtatgccagcagcagcagcactcgaCCCCCCATTCCCATACCCATAGTCATAGCCATCATACCCATAGCAGCGCCACTGACGTCAGTGGCTTGACTTGGGATCGGAATCTGAATAGGCAGCAGCGTTATCGTTATCCGAACATGGTTGTGCCGGAGGAGCCGGGCTCGGGGGGCTTTAATCAAACCCCACTATCGGAGCTAAGTGCGGATACGCGCAATCAACTGGCCCGCATGCTCAACCGCAAAAAGGTACTCCACTCGGAGGAGGGTTACGAGCGGGACTGGCGCGGCATCGCCGCCCTGGCACACCAGCGCGGCTTCGTCGAGGAATATGCAAACAATCCAATGGATCTGGTGCTTAGCAGCTGGAATCAGCGGAATCCAGAAACGGCCAAGGTCGGTCACCTAGAGCACTTCCTGGGCATCATCGATCGCTGGGATGTGTGCGACGACATTCAGGAGAATCTAA CCAAGGACACCAGGCGCTATAATGTGAGGCAGGAACAGCAGCAGGCTCTGGTGGAAGCCCACCGCCCGCCTACTGTCATAGagaccaacaacaacaagagcaGCACCAACAATACCAACACTAACAACATCACAGTGGGTCAGAGCGTCCAGATCCTGAGCGACGATGACCAGAGATGCGTGCAGATGGGCCAGCCCCTGCCCAGATACAACGCCTGCGTCTTGTACGCGGAGGCGGACATCGACCACGCCACGGAAATCATGAACCACCTGGAGTCCGAGCGATACAATCTCAAG CTCTTCCTGCGGCACCGCGACATGCTAATGGGAGTGCCCTTCGAGCACGTGCAGCTGTCTCACTTCATGGCCACCCGCTGTAATCACTTGATCGTTGTGCTCACGGAGGAGTTTCTCCGGAGTCCAGAGAACACGTACCTCGTCAACTTCACCCAAAAGATACAGATCG AGAATCACACGCGCAAGATCATCCCCATTCTGTACAAGTCCGACATGCACATACCGCAGACGCTGGGCATATACACACACATCCAGTACGCCGGCGACTCCAAGCTATATAATTTCTGGGACAAGCTGGCCCGATCGCTGCACGACCTGGACGCCTTCTCCATATACTCGACGCGGCAGGTGAAAAC ACCCTCGCCGTCGGAGGAGGTGCCGCCTCAGCGGGTGACCACGCCCAACATACGGATACAGATCAACGACAAAGACGTCACCGATTTGCCCAACTACAGCTACAAGGCCATTGAGGAGGACGCCACAATTGTGTCGATGACAGGCGACACCAGTGCCCCGCTGCCGGAGCCAAAGCCGAAGCGGAAGGACAAGTTGTTTGGCAAAATAAAGATTAGCTTCGGCAAGACGCCGCGTAACCTGAACGGCACTACCGGCAAACCGTTGCGGCATGCGCACTCAATTAGCACCATCAATGTCACGGAGCGCGAGCGCACGCTCAGCGCCAGCAGCTCAAACATCTCCACGACGTCGGAGAGCAAGAAGAGCTCCATCAAGTGGCAGCCCAGTATACTGAAGAAGGTGCTGTTCtcgcgcagcagcagcaagctgCAGACCCCGGGGTGA
- the LOC108158836 gene encoding conserved oligomeric Golgi complex subunit 6 gives MSATQDKKEDQDRIQRRINKILEARLESDKGTLDALNGLSSFFNENTLQNRRNLRSQIEYRSVGINENFLKAFREVKLSLDAVCTDLDTMATSVQTMKSDLETSKALTKDLIEQTNTMQQERDRLEVHQQIAQAFLARFQLTVPEHQLLYGSAKDAPIVADFFRVLDRVQSIHSDCRLLMQCGYQTAALDIMEEMTLHQEGALERLYRWTQNHCRNLESNEIGPLIVEAMRRLQDRPVLFKYVIDEYAIARRAVLVRLFIEALTEGGHGGNPKPIEMHAHDPKRYIGDMFAWLHQSIPYEKENLTLLFKKCDKQDISDQLQAALGYIADGVQHPLKVRVETILNSEKDTIVLFTLSNLLRFYQQIMKQVVQGGSLEECLVDLQKSSEQIYLHSLATQVRSVLQRPSGFSMALEPPQRDLVPPPSVSRLLNMLKEILSVATMVDGRQADITKIVSCVIDPLLQSVQESAAHLPTVDMGVYLLNCLYHMQSTLAVYEYMDERVERLQGQSDAQLDTLTSEQASSLVANLNLGPIYTILQSNQSKIETNLLKIFTSKLDAFLELPDVLLLPQVQLIMSSSHRATVQKRAFNVIVAIYKQIYERVHDPANGFEQPDQLLHKTPDQVAHILTA, from the exons atgagCGCCACACAGGATAAAAAGGAGGATCAGGACCGCATACAGAGGCGGATCAATAAGATACTGGAGGCCCGTCTGGAGTCCGATAAG GGCACTCTCGATGCTCTCAACGGTCTCTCCAGCTTCTTCAACGAGAACACCCTGCAGAATCGGCGGAATCTCCGCAGCCAGATCGAGTATCGCTCCGTAGGCATCAATGAAAACTTCCTGAAGGCCTTCCGGGAGGTCAAGCTGTCGCTGGATGCAGTCTGCACAGACTTGGACACCATGGCCACGTCAGTGCAGACCATGAAGTCCGACCTGGAGACATCCAAGGCTCTGACCAAGGACCTGATCGAACAGACCAATACAATGCAGCAGGAGCGGGATCGCCTGGAGGTGCATCAACAAATTGCCCAGGCTTTCTTGGCCCGATTCCAGCTGACGGTGCCGGAGCACCAGCTGCTCTACGGCAGCGCCAAGGATGCTCCGATTGTGGCCGACTTTTTCAGAGTTCTGGATCGGGTACAATCTATACATTCCGACTGCCGGTTGCTGATGCAGTGCGGCTACCAGACCGCGGCCCTGGACATCATGGAGGAGATGACCCTGCATCAGGAAGGGGCGCTCGAGCGGCTCTACCGCTGGACGCAGAACCACTGCCGGAACCTGGAGAGCAACGAAATCGGCCCCCTCATTGTCGAGGCCATGCGCCGGCTTCAGGATCGTCCTGTGCTCTTCAA ATATGTAATTGATGAGTACGCCATTGCCAGGCGCGCTGTCCTGGTCCGGCTGTTCATCGAGGCCTTGACGGAGGGCGGACACGGCGGCAATCCCAAGCCCATTGAGATGCACGCCCACGATCCCAAGCGATACATTGGGGACATGTTCGCCTGGCTGCACCAGAGCATTCCCTACGAAAAGGAGAACCTCACGCTTCTCTTCAAGAAGTGCGACAAGCAGG ACATTTCGGACCAGCTGCAGGCAGCCCTGGGCTACATAGCCGATGGAGTTCAACATCCGTTGAAGGTGCGCGTGGAGACTATCCTCAACTCGGAGAAGGACACCATCGTACTGTTCACGCTCTCCAATCTGCTGCGCTTCTACCAACAGATCATGAAGCAGGTGGTGCAGGGCGGCAGCCTAGAGGAGTGCCTGGTGGATCTGCAGAAGAGCAGCGAGCAAATCTATCTGCATTCTCTAGCCACTCAGGTGCGCAGTGTGCTGCAGCGTCCATCTGGCTTCAGTATGGCTCTGGAGCCGCCGCAGCGGGACTTGGTGCCACCGCCGAGCGTGTCCCGTTTGCTTAATATGCTGAAGGAGATCCTGTCGGTGGCTACGATGGTGGATGGTCGCCAGGCGGACATCACCAAGATCGTTAGCTGTGTGATCGATCCCCTGCTGCAGTCCGTGCAGGAGAGTGCCGCCCACCTGCCCACCGTGGACATGGGCGTGTATCTTCTCAACTGCCTGTACCACATGCAGAGCACGCTGGCCGTCTACGAGTACATGGATGAGCGCGTGGAGCGGCTGCAGGGACAGTCGGACGCCCAACTGGACACGCTCACCTCGGAGCAGGCCTCCTCGCTGGTGGCCAACCTCAATCTGGGGCCCATCTACACCATTCTGCAGAGCAATCAGTCAAAGATCGAGACCAATCTGCTCAAGATCTTCACGTCGAAGTTGGACGCCTTCCTGGAGCTGCCcgatgtgctgctgctgccccagGTGCAGCTCATCATGTCCAGCAGCCATCGGGCCACTGTCCAGAAGCGGGCCTTCAATGTCATCGTGGCCATCTACAAGCAGATCTACGAGCGTGTCCACGATCCGGCCAATGGCTTCGAGCAGCCGGATCAACTGCTCCACAAGACGCCCGATCAAGTGGCCCACATCCTCACCGCCTAG
- the LOC117188348 gene encoding mitotic spindle assembly checkpoint protein MAD1, whose product MDDIRSSLDNMVDRFNDSITHSAPKKLLFNRLSISLSEDSASLPKKRRMEQESPNCSLNSTTDSTNNSASDLNGTLQMNKLRAELIETKARLSQVQDQLKQNETKRRMERSQAESKISALKTQCDFTSQKLLDLTKDMENMRGLDNSYKEEARRAKAELAGLKLKYDETVNKLKTEKSQQEHDARDVQLCINNELGDYRRQAQRVELELQSTLKELKCIRQRHDEYKARMSGYEELRANFEKQQQSLKVADERIKELEFEIQSYTDWKQVTNFSQERLASIPEMESELQRLRLHNKQLNKIIGDKLLLEEQVYEYKARLEKEEGARAEAAALQVKLSYTERELKEWVKVAQDHCLANTLVNPVALRSRIEQLLQGDIVHVSEKYASESESRQMRNLVRDLEQKIRVYLKNIEDLNMSLKRHKNFKDRLQRKLRTVSRERDFYKQMVDNFDKDLTMSNASVADMTQDMQVRYRVDVLERTLAGYKDLCTTLDREIQAMREQEHLSDPSSEDYENVKKELDTLRLENDRLRRRKEEQELEIMQRCLRQDISPPISKVVHLVDNPAAEAYKSSKNRFEKLQAEIERLKRHNKKLEDANEQHLNETTTSTGSMTMNFKELNKLRAELESANAKLVKTKEHFMAARKEFRDVVYMLLGYRIDRVGYKSNYRVTSMYAESPDDYFSIALSESNDLALLETPYSETLQPDLDQQLAANNSFPPFFSSLTLDLFQRATVTMT is encoded by the exons ATGGACGACATACGCAGCAGCCTGGACAATATGGTGGACCGTTTCAACGACAGCATCACCCACTCGGCGCCCAAGAAGCTACTGTTCAACCGTCTTTCGATTTCGCTGAGCGAGGATTCCGCGTCAT TGCCAAAAAAGCGACGCATGGAGCAGGAGTCGCCGAACTGCAGCCTCAACAGCACCACCGACTCCACCAACAATTCGGCGTCCGACTTGAATGGGACCTTGCAGATGAACAAATTGCGCGCGGAGCTCATCGAGACAAAGGCGCGTCTCAGCCAGGTGCAGGACCAGCTGAAGCAGAACGAAACGAAGCGTCGCATGGAGCGGTCGCAGGCCGAAAGCAAGATATCCGCCCTGAAAACTCAGTGCGACTTCACCAGCCAGAAGCTGCTGGATCTGACGAAGGATATGGAAAATATGCGCGGGCTAGACAACAGCTACAAAGAGGAGGCGCGGCGTGCCAAGGCAGAGTTGGCCGGGTTGAAGCTGAAGTACGATGAGACCGTCAATAAGCTGAAGACCGAGAAGTCGCAGCAGGAGCACGACGCCCGTGATGTTCAGCTCTGCATCAACAACGAGCTGGGCGACTACCGGCGCCAGGCCCAGCGCGTCGAACTGGAGCTGCAGTCGACTCTCAAGGAGCTGAAGTGCATCCGGCAGCGCCACGACGAGTACAAGGCTCGTATGTCTGGCTACGAGGAATTGAGAGCTAACTtcgagaagcagcagcagagcctgAAGGTGGCTGATGAGCGCATCAAGGAGCTGGAGTTCGAGATCCAGTCGTACACGGACTGGAAGCAGGTGACCAATTTCTCGCAGGAGCGTCTGGCCAGCATTCCCGAAATGGAGTCCGAGCTGCAACGTCTGCGCCTCCATAACAAGCAGCTGAACAAGATCATTGGCGACAAACTGCTGCTCGAGGAGCAGGTTTACGAGTACAAGGCGCGGCTGGAGAAGGAGGAGGGGGCTCGCGCCGAGGCGGCCGCGCTGCAGGTGAAGCTTTCGTACACGGAGCGGGAGCTCAAGGAGTGGGTCAAGGTCGCCCAGGATCACTGTCTGGCCAACACTCTGGTCAATCCTGTGGCCCTGCGCTCCCgcatcgagcagctgcttcaaGGGGACATTGTCCATGTATCCGAGAAATACGCCTCCGAATCGGAGTCAAGACAGATGCGCAATCTTGTGCGGGACTTGGAACAAAAGATCCGGGTCTACCTCAAGAACATCGAGGATCTGAACATGAGCTTAAAGCGGCACAAGAACTTCAAGGACCGTCTACAGCGCAAGCTGCGCACGGTGTCCAGGGAGCGCGACTTTTACAAGCAGATGGTGGACAATTTTGACAAGGATCTGACCATGAGCAATGCAAGCGTGGCTGATATGACGCAGGACATGCAGGTGCGCTATCGCGTGGATGTCCTGGAGCGCACGTTGGCTGGCTACAAGGATCTGTGTACCACACTGGACCGTGAGATCCAGGCCATGCGCGAACAGGAGCATCTCAGTGATCCGTCTAGCGAGGACTATGAAAACGTGAAGAAGGAACTGGACACACTGCGCCTCGAAAACGACCGCCTGCGCAGGCGCAAGGAAGAGCAGGAGCTAGAGATAATGCAACGTTGTCTGCGCCAGGACATCAGCCCGCCCATCAGCAAGGTGGTGCATCTCGTTGACAATCCCGCCGCCGAGGCCTACAAGTCGTCCAAGAACAGGTTCGAGAAGCTGCAGGCCGAGATCGAGCGTCTGAAGCGGCACAACAAGAAGCTCGAGGATGCCAACGAGCAGCACCTGAATGAGACCACCACCAGCACGGGGAGCATGACCATGAACTTCAAGGAGCTGAACAAGCTGCGCGCCGAGCTCGAGTCGGCCAACGCCAAGCTGGTCAAGACGAAGGAACACTTTATGGCGGCCAGAAAGGAGTTCCGCGACGTTGTCTATATGCTCCTCGGCTACCGCATCGATCGCGTCGGCTACAAGAGCAACTATCG CGTTACGAGCATGTATGCGGAGAGTCCCGACGACTATTTCTCCATCGCCCTAAGCGAAAGCAACGATCTGGCCCTGCTCGAAACCCCGTACTCGGAGACACTACAGCCAGACCTCGACCAGCAGCTGGCAGCCAATAACTCATTCCCCCCATTCTTCTCTTCCCTCACACTAGATCTGTTCCAGCGAGCCACCGTCACGATGACCTAA
- the LOC117187886 gene encoding uncharacterized protein LOC117187886 isoform X1 has translation MWSNALCTLGVTKPLCNCLSIRQVAAAAAAAAQVTQGGVAAAAGVGVGVGGAAITTGPTSMSGGGVSSGESRGKRPLKIWDSWRNVRKGVVVGTFEELLVRGKDKLGVPASEPVRVVLECDGTQIEDGEYFRTLANNTVLLLLRQGERWYPTGVDVIKAAISAIPKIVCETIHALELHDETPSWKIMDNKGRVTVVLHWDQRQGGGSGGGGGGGGVGGGNICSGLGSSNGLLSSDKYSPSKKGLSAQSSLDNKSVSSQSSQPRYASPQITVISDEGPASIYHPGGVVLPPGVVIPGGSRRLSKQGSSFDSTVGVGAVHVHTPECAHHAHTPSRAGSPSTTECDFHCCALHEEGRKIAVHKSVATSPIQDGSSSPQPAATLAMSSSVMDPMLGGSGSMRRSSGTKGHVRFLDIAPERDSSESETENTVMEDDKTTTEKFLLLIDQLSVDQKRHLSIKDIGIILERLNSKILDVERLDRESESDDCYNWTIKATIRGDALRELGVIYNGNYYAISEHPGYKEELEENGEEVEEEEEEDEEDRI, from the exons ATGTGGTCGAACGCCCTGTGCACGCTGGGCGTGACGAAGCCGCTCTGCAACTGCCTCAGCATCAGACAAGTGGCAGCCGCAGCTGCGGCGGCTGCCCAGGTCACACAGGGGGGCGTGGCGGCTGCGGCTGGCGTAGGCGTGGGCGTGGGTGGTGCGGCCATCACAACGGGACCCACATCGATGTCCGGCGGCGGCGTGTCCTCTGGG GAGTCTCGCGGCAAGAGACCACTGAAAATCTGGGACAGTTGGCGGAATGTGCGTAAAGGCGTTGTAGTTGGAACATTCGAGGAGCTCTTGGTGCGCGGCAAGGACAAGTTGGGGGTTCCTGCTTCAGAACCAGTGCGCGTTGTTCTGGAGTGCGATGGAACCCAAATCGAGGATGGCGAATACTTTCGCACCCTGGCCAACAATACGGTCTTGTTGCTGTTGAGGCAGGGCGAACGCTGGTATCCAACTGGAGTGGATGTCATAAAGGCTG CCATATCAGCTATACCGAAAATCGTCTGTGAGACGATCCATGCACTGGAACTGCATGATGAGACACCATCGTGGAAGATTATGGATAACAAAGGGCGTGTCACGGTCGTCTTGCACTGGGATCAGCGGCAGGGAGGGGGCAGTGGTGGAGGCGGCGGTGGGGGCGGCGTTGGCGGCGGCAACATATGCTCCGGCCTGGGGAGCAGCAACGGGCTGCTTTCCTCCGACAAGTACTCGCCCTCGAAGAAGGGCCTCTCCGCACAGAGTTCGCTGGACAACAAGTCGGTGTCGTCGCAGTCCTCGCAGCCGCGCTACGCCAGCCCCCAAATAACGGTGATCAGCGACGAGGGTCCGGCGAGTATATACCATCCCGGCGGAGTGGTCCTGCCGCCAGGAGTTGTGATACCCGGCGGCAGCAGGCGCCTGTCCAAGCAGGGCAGCTCCTTCGACAGCACCGTGGGTGTGGGGGCCGTGCACGTTCACACGCCGGAGTGCGCCCACCACGCCCATACGCCAAGCAGGGCCGGCAGCCCCAGCACCACGGAATGCGACTTCCACTGCTGCGCTCTGCACGAGGAGGGGCGGAAGATAGCCGTGCACAAGAGCGTGGCCACGTCGCCCATCCAGGACGGGAGCAGCAGTCCCCAGCCGGCAGCGACGCTGGCCATGTCATCATCGGTTATGGATCCTATGCtgggcggcagcggcagtatGCGGCGCTCCTCGGGCACCAAGGGTCACGTGCGTTTCCTGGACATTGCCCCAGAGCGGGACAGCTCCGAGAGCGAGACGGAGAACACGGTGATGGAGGACGACAAGACGACGACCGAGAAATTTCTGCTGCTGATCGATCAGTTATCGGTGGACCAGAAGCGCCATCTCAGCATCAAGGATATCGGCATCATCCTGGAGCGCCTCAACTCTAAGATACTCGATGTGGAGCGTCTGGATCGCGAGTCCGAGTCGGATGACTGCTACAACTGGACGATAAAGGCAACAATACGCGGCGACGCGCTCCGCGAACTGGGCGTCATCTACAATGGCAACTACTACGCCATTTCTGAGCATCCCGGCTACaaggaggagctggaggagaacggcgagGAGgtcgaggaagaggaggaagaGGACGAGGAGGATAGAATTTAA
- the LOC108158837 gene encoding SAP30-binding protein codes for MAALASLTAQYTDSENEGDASPDSQNSTASQVIIPKRPSPTPVKEKPRPKKSKKKTKRAKKVRRLVSYQDDTLISDEEEDRAHEPSEEESSSDSDNSGGDSDGAKATSSAKVEGEAEGAPMKVDDDSNVYQPDERTAESYEKDPKYAKYKFQLPPEPKGKPSPELVSKITKMYTKMRQTNMDMNRVIQDRKEFRNPSIYDKLISFCDINEFGTNYPPEIYDPLRWGEESYYEALSAVQKTEMVKRQKDRKEVDKVEQATALARKVEEEAKKRKSKWDQPASSSSVKQTLPALTTTVTGTKGTVISAFGSLPKKPAA; via the exons ATGGCCGCTCTGGCCAGTTTGACCGCACAGTACACGGACTCCGAGAACGAAGGCGATGCCAGTCCGGATTCCCAAAATTCGACAGCGTCCCAG GTGATCATACCAAAGCGTCCATCGCCCACGCCTGTCAAGGAGAAGCCCCGGCCCAAGAAGTCCAAGAAGAAGACGAAGCGGGCCAAGAAAGTGCGGCGTCTGGTGAGCTACCAGGACGACACACTCATCTCCGACGAGGAGGAAGATCGCGCCCACGAGCCCAGCGAGGAGGAGtccagcagcgacagcgataACTCTGGTGGGGACAGCGATGGGGCCAAGGCCACGAGCAGCGCCAAGGTTGAGGGAGAAGCCGAGGGAGCACCCATGAAGGTGGACGACGACTCCAATGTCTACCAGCCCGATGAACGCACGGCGGAGAGCTATGAGAAGGACCCAAAGTACGCCAAATACAAGTTCCAGCTTCCGCCAGAGCCCAAGGGGAAGCCGTCACCAGAGCTGGTGTCCAAAATAACCAAAATGTACACGAAAATGCGGCAGACCAACATGGACATGAATCGGGTCATTCAGGACCGCAAGGAGTTCCGCAATCCCAGCATTTACGACAAGCTGATAAGCTTCTGCGACATCAATGAGTTCGGCACCAACTATCCGCCGGAGATCTACGATCCGCTGCGGTGGGGCGAGGAGTCTTACTACGAGGCCCTATCGGCCGTGCAGAAAACGGAGATGGTGAAGCGCCAGAAGGATCGCAAGGAGGTGGACAAGGTAGAGCAGGCCACGGCGCTTGCGCGcaaggtggaggaggaggccaAGAAGCG CAAATCCAAGTGGGATCAACCGGCCTCTTCATCCAGCGTTAAGCAAACGCTGCCTGCTCTCACAACCACAGTGACTGGCACCAAGGGCACGGTCATATCTGCTTTCGGCTCTCTACCCAAGAAGCCAGCGGCTTAG